Proteins from one Malania oleifera isolate guangnan ecotype guangnan chromosome 4, ASM2987363v1, whole genome shotgun sequence genomic window:
- the LOC131153091 gene encoding increased DNA methylation 2-like: MDSSSQAANYLAAMEIESDDIPSGMMPTDDQCFLLYFVMGTYFGPDLKGCGPPKSVLQRVAEGLLPYDHHQLAGSYMKMVDIERIYYYVLKNADESVVAKLPILHQFLKGNLPNSDQSPAAFYPQFPDLFPVQLHPHSQIKNQDNVVENIVFVNNPEALFMKPEDINRFKRLAQLEDIILDRDALSLQTLMAGGDLYNVSVQGEEFNCDLPSLGVSRISQRKRHANDIPDSENPQFVTPVSSMPVNDIPMTLNSAPLPDEMENRSAQKHGPAMIFLPSQPSGDEWDNIMAATKTGFALTGSATMGQVGPLIGLMDIGECEDSYLFRVSLPGVKRDEREFSCAVESDGKVLIRGVTTTGEKTVRRFAQMFEMQTQNLCPPGQFSLSFQMPGPINPQQFSANYGTDGILEGIVMKADKQCKN; this comes from the exons ATGGATAGCTCGTCTCAAGCTGCAAATTATTTAGCTGCTATGGAGATTGAATCTGACGATATACCAAGTGGGATGATGCCAACTGATGATCAATGTTTCCTCCTGTACTTCGTCATGGGGACCTACTTTGGGCCTGATCTTAAGGGATGCGGGCCACCAAAATCTGTTCTGCAAAGAGTGGCTGAGGGTCTTCTTCCGTATGATCATCATCAACTGGCTGGGTCCTACATGAAAATGGTGGATATTGAGCGGATATATTATTATGTACTTAAGAATGCCGATGAATCTGTTGTAGCAAAGTTACCTATCTTGCATCAGTTCCTTAAGGGCAATCTCCCCAACTCAGATCAAAGCCCAGCTGCTTTTTACCCTCAATTTCCTGATCTCTTTCCTGTGCAATTGCATCCACATTCACAGATAAAAAATCAGGATAATGTGGTTGAAAACATTGTTTTCGTTAACAACCCAGAAGCCCTTTTCATGAAGCCAGAGGATATCAATAGGTTTAAGAGGCTAGCTCAGCTAGAAGATATTATTTTGGACAGAGATGCTCTGAGCTTGCAAACCCTAATGGCTGGCGGGGATTTGTACAATGTCTCTGTGCAAGGGGAAGAATTTAATTGTGACTTACCTTCTCTTGGGGTTTCACGTATTTCGCAGAGAAAAAGACATGCAAATGATATCCCAGATTCTGAGAACCCTCAGTTTGTCACACCTGTTAGTAGCATGCCAGTTAATGATATACCAATGACACTCAATTCCGCTCCATTGCCAGATGAAATGGAAAACAGGAGTGCGCAGAAACATGGCCCAGCTATGATATTTCTTCCTTCTCAGCCATCTGGGGATGAGTGGGATAATATTATGGCTGCTACCAAGACAGGATTTGCTCTTACTGGAAGTGCAACGATGGGGCAGGTGGGACCACTTATTGGACTCATGGACATTGGCGAGTGTGAGGACTCATACCTATTTCGGGTGTCCCTTCCAGGGGTGAAAAGGGATGAAA GAGAATTTAGTTGTGCCGTTGAGAGTGATGGGAAAGTACTGATTAGGGGTGTAACGACAACAGGTGAAAAAACGGTACGAAGGTTTGCCCAGATGTTTGAGATGCAAACGCAGAACCTTTGTCCCCCGGGGCAGTTCTCCTTATCATTCCAGATGCCAGGACCTATCAATCCTCAACAGTTCTCTGCTAATTATGGCACCGACGGAATACTCGAGGGAATCGTGATGAAGGCGGATAAGCAGTGCAAGAACTAG